The genomic DNA ctatagaccagagccctttccctatatagtggaactactatagaccagagccctattccctatatagtggaaatactatagaccagagccctattccctatatagtggtactactatagaccagggccctattccctatatagtggaactactatagagcagagccctattcctatataatggtactactatagacagagccctattccctatatagtggaactactatagaccagagccctttccctatatagtggaactactatagaccagagccctattccctatatagtggtactactatagaccagagccctattccctatatagtggtactactatagaccagagcccttttccctatatagtggtactactatagaccagagccctattccctatatagtggtactactatagaccagagccctattccctatattgtggtccttctgtagctcagttggtagagcatggcgcttgtaaggccagggtagtgggttcgatccccgggaccacccatacgtagaatgtatgcacacatgagactgtaagtcgctttggataaaagcgtctgctaaatggcatatattattattattatattattatatagtgGAACTACTATAGAcgagagccctattccctatatagtggtactactatagaccagagccctattccctatataatggaaatactatagaccagagcccttttccctatatagtggaactaCTAAAGCCCTGAGGTTTAAAGGAGCTTTACAGGAGAGAGAGCTGCACACTATCCCTGCAAAGTCTTTactcagaagagagagagagagagagagagagagagagaggagagagagagagagagagagagagagagagagagagagagagagggagggagggagggagagagagagagaggaggggatgagagagagagagagagagagagagagagagagagaaagagggagaagagagaaagagagagagaaagagagggaggtagatagagagagagagagagagagagagagagagaaagagagaaagagagagaaagagagggggagggagggagagagagagagagagagagtgagagagagagagagagagagagagagagagagagagagagagagagagagagagaaagagaggagggagggaggtagagagagagagagagaaagagagagagagaaagagaggggggagggaggtagagagagagagagagagagagagagagagagagagagagagagagagggagagatagagagagagagagagagagagagagagagagagagagagagagagagagagagagaggaggggagaaatgtctttatttatttggaaTTGTTGTGAATGTTTACTGTAAATGTTGTGTCGTTAATGTCACTTGTGTTTATTATTTactccacttgctttggcaatatatgtttcacatgccaataaagcccttaaactgaattgaattgaaagagaggagatgagagaagaacacagtgggacagacagagggagatcaAATCacactttatttgtcacatgcgccgaatacaacaggtttaaaccttacagtgaaatactgactgacaagcacttaaccaacagTGACGTTCAGGGAAGAGTTACGAAAATATTTACTAAGTGGACTAAAATAAGAAGAGTTAAGAGACCGgtaatacaatactatatacaggaggtaccggtaatacaatactatatacaggaggtaccagtactacaatactatatacaggaggcaccggtaatacaatactatatacaggaggcactggtaatacaatactatatacaggaggcactggtaatacaatactatatacaggaggcaccggtaatacaatactatatacaggaggtaccggtaatacaatactatatacaggaggcaccggtaatacaatactatatacaggaggtaccggtaatacaatactatatacaggaggcactggtaatacaatactatatacaggaggcaccggtaatacaatactatatacaggaggcactggtaatacaatactatatacaggaggcaacggtaatacaatactatatacaggaggtactggtaatacaatactatatacaggaggcaccggtaatacaatactatatacaggaggtaccggtaatacaatactatatacaggaggcactggtaatacaatactatatacaggaggtaccggtaatacaatactatatacaggaggtaccggtaatacaataatatatacaggaggcaccggtaatacaatactatatacaggaggtaccggtaatacaatactatatacaggaggtaccggtaatacaatactatatacaggaggcaccggtaatacaatactatatacaggaggcaccggtaatacaatactatatacaggaggcaccggtaatacaatactatatacaggaggcaccgg from Oncorhynchus keta strain PuntledgeMale-10-30-2019 unplaced genomic scaffold, Oket_V2 Un_contig_2383_pilon_pilon, whole genome shotgun sequence includes the following:
- the LOC127921866 gene encoding uncharacterized protein LOC127921866, producing MTRGTDRGRSNHTLFVTCAEYNRFKPYSEILTDKHLTNSDVQGRVTKIFTKWTKIRRVKRPVIQYYIQEVPVIQYYIQEVPVLQYYIQEAPVIQYYIQEALVIQYYIQEALVIQYYIQEAPVIQYYIQEAPVIQYYIQEVPVIQYYIQEVPVIQYYIQEAPVIQYYIQEAPVIQYYIQEAPVIQYYIQEAPVIQYYIQEAPVIQYYIQEAPVIQYYIQEAPVIQYYIQEAPVIQYYIQEAPVIQYYIQEAPVIQYYIQEAPVIQYYIQGVPVIQYYIQGVPVIQYYIQEALVIQYYIHEVQSQRGGYIQEVPV